One window of the Holophagales bacterium genome contains the following:
- a CDS encoding DUF5063 domain-containing protein: MENLRDNAVVQAFVKEVRAYIELIEAPKAVEDFPRVCATQLARLYELSMRLPETDPGETKESGVHVKLSAEIERAVGDQAYWMVFDPFEDEAPVAGSIYEDLSSVYEDVAGPLALFDRGDDDALHTAVWLWRFNMESHAGRHLIGALLPLHERATGRRG; encoded by the coding sequence ATGGAGAATCTGCGAGACAACGCGGTCGTGCAGGCGTTCGTGAAGGAAGTGCGGGCGTACATCGAGCTGATCGAGGCTCCTAAAGCCGTCGAAGACTTCCCGCGGGTATGCGCCACGCAGCTCGCTCGGCTCTATGAACTGAGTATGCGTTTGCCGGAGACGGATCCGGGCGAAACGAAAGAGTCCGGAGTGCACGTAAAGCTCTCGGCAGAGATAGAACGGGCAGTAGGGGACCAAGCGTACTGGATGGTCTTCGATCCGTTCGAAGACGAGGCGCCGGTCGCAGGGTCTATCTATGAAGACCTCTCGAGCGTATACGAGGACGTCGCAGGTCCGCTCGCGCTCTTCGACCGGGGCGACGACGATGCGCTGCACACGGCCGTATGGCTATGGCGGTTCAACATGGAGAGCCACGCCGGGAGGCATCTCATAGGGGCGCTGCTGCCGTTGCATGAGCGCGCGACGGGTCGGCGAGGCTAG
- a CDS encoding barstar family protein, with protein sequence MISFVSLPCGARFHEAFTAHVPSVTSKEGLILEVSTRLHFPLKCGMNWDALNDILSYTYWLEERRVVIVHDERPELTREELAIYLGVLRHVMADTLVYEGRAYDEIDVVFPLEAYDSVQHAIVDSIRRDELRGSL encoded by the coding sequence ATGATCTCCTTCGTCTCACTCCCATGCGGCGCACGGTTCCATGAAGCCTTCACCGCTCATGTGCCTTCCGTGACGAGCAAGGAGGGTCTTATCCTCGAGGTGTCAACGCGCCTCCATTTCCCGCTGAAATGCGGAATGAACTGGGATGCTCTCAATGACATCCTCTCTTACACGTACTGGCTCGAGGAACGCCGCGTAGTCATCGTTCATGACGAGCGCCCGGAGCTGACGCGGGAAGAGCTGGCTATTTACCTCGGGGTACTGCGCCATGTGATGGCCGATACTCTCGTCTACGAGGGACGCGCGTACGACGAGATCGACGTCGTGTTCCCTCTCGAGGCGTACGACAGCGTCCAGCACGCTATCGTCGACTCGATCCGGCGCGATGAACTCCGCGGAAGTCTGTAA